Proteins encoded within one genomic window of Calonectris borealis chromosome 1, bCalBor7.hap1.2, whole genome shotgun sequence:
- the EMG1 gene encoding ribosomal RNA small subunit methyltransferase NEP1 has protein sequence MAAPRGPREEGAAAEESSPEAKRPRGSRRLLVVLEGASLETVKVGKTFELLNCDKHKALLLRNGRDPGEVRPDITHQSLLMLMDSPLNRAGLLQVYIHTQKNVLIEVNPQTRIPRTFDRFCGLMVQLLHKLSVRAADGPQKLLKVIKNPVSDHLPVGCMKIGTSFAVPKVSDLRELVPAAEPVAIVVGAFAHGSVNVDYTEKMVSISNYPLSAALTCAKITTAFEEVWGVV, from the exons ATGGCGGCGCCCAGGGGGCCTCGTGAGGAGGGGGCGGCGGCTGAAGAGTCTTCGCCGGAGGCGAAGCGGCCCCGTGGGTCGCGGCGGCTCTTGGTGGTGCTGGAGGGAGCGAGTCTGGAGACCGTGAAG GTGGGGAAGACGTTCGAGCTCCTCAACTGCGACAAGCACAAGGCGCTGCTGCTGCGGAATGGCCGGGACCCCGGGGAGGTGCGGCCCGACATCACCCACCAG AGTCTCCTGATGCTCATGGACAGCCCCCTGAATCGGGCTGGTCTCCTGCAGGTTTATATACATACCCAGAAGAATGTTCTAATTGAAGTCAATCCCCAAACCAGAATCCCAAGAACTTTTGATCGATTCTGTGGTCTTATGG TTCAGTTGCTGCATAAGCTCAGTGTTCGAGCAGCTGATGGCCCTCAAAAATTGTTGAAG GTGATTAAAAATCCAGTCAGTGATCATCTCCCTGTGGGCTGTATGAAGATAGGTACCTCTTTTGCAGTTCCAAAGGTGTCAGATCTGCGTGAACTGgttcctgcagcagagccagtTGCCATTGTTGTGGGGGCTTTTGCCCACGGTTCG GTCAATGTTGACTATACAGAAAAGATGGTCTCCATCAGCAACTATCCCCTCTCTGCTGCCCTGACGTGTGCTAAAATTACTACTGCCTTTGAGGAAGTTTGGGGAGTAGTATGA